A part of Campylobacter ureolyticus ACS-301-V-Sch3b genomic DNA contains:
- a CDS encoding TolC family protein, whose product MFNKKLLLTPLVLFCLAGCSFKPVTPLKDTSYTSTYDEANINALWWKEFNDPVLNDLIDSALKYNSDLALALNNIETARANLGLSKIEYLPNVNYQGKASRGAPSGDLNSYASYSASAVLNYELDLWGKVRNSVKAKNSLFKATKYDYEAARLSIASSVANSYFKLLFLKEQESVLRDTLKSYEDTFKFRQNQFSVGAISSIALYQAKTQVDSAKVKLTNVINELSSTNTALAILTGKSYDEILYKDIITDKVHQPTPPEVPNGVPSDLLLRRADVAASLERLKATNFLVGVARAGYFPSFSLTGMFGYTSMEFDRLFIENANSWSAGGSLVGPLLDFGRSAKRVEIANLEQNASFINYDKTLKNAFGEVRNALVSRENAISKQANMANLLNSQEKLYNIANERFKTGYSDNLELLDAQRGYLSARLEYAASNLEVSNSIVEVFKALGGGFKVEDNKTKQMLESNATIIPTSSINPFKNLK is encoded by the coding sequence ATGTTTAATAAAAAATTACTTCTTACTCCTTTGGTATTATTTTGTTTAGCAGGGTGTTCTTTTAAACCAGTTACTCCACTTAAAGACACAAGTTACACTTCAACTTACGATGAAGCAAATATAAATGCTCTTTGGTGGAAAGAGTTTAATGACCCTGTTTTAAACGATCTTATTGATAGTGCATTAAAGTATAATTCTGATTTAGCACTTGCTTTAAACAACATAGAAACAGCAAGGGCAAATTTAGGACTTAGTAAAATAGAGTATTTGCCAAATGTAAATTATCAAGGAAAAGCCTCAAGAGGTGCTCCAAGTGGTGATTTAAACTCTTATGCTTCATATAGTGCAAGTGCTGTTTTAAACTACGAGCTTGATCTTTGGGGAAAAGTAAGAAATAGTGTAAAAGCTAAAAATTCCCTTTTTAAAGCCACAAAATATGACTATGAAGCAGCAAGATTAAGCATCGCAAGTAGTGTTGCAAATAGCTATTTTAAACTACTATTCTTAAAAGAGCAAGAAAGTGTTTTAAGAGATACATTAAAAAGCTATGAAGATACATTTAAATTTAGGCAAAATCAATTTAGCGTTGGAGCAATAAGCTCAATCGCACTTTATCAGGCTAAAACTCAAGTTGATAGCGCTAAAGTAAAACTAACAAATGTTATAAATGAACTCTCAAGCACAAACACAGCACTTGCTATTTTAACAGGCAAAAGCTATGATGAAATTTTATATAAAGATATAATTACAGATAAAGTTCATCAACCAACCCCACCAGAAGTTCCAAATGGAGTTCCTTCGGATTTGTTATTAAGAAGAGCTGATGTTGCTGCAAGCCTAGAAAGACTAAAGGCAACAAACTTCTTAGTAGGCGTAGCAAGAGCTGGTTATTTTCCAAGTTTTTCATTAACTGGAATGTTTGGATACACAAGTATGGAATTTGATAGATTATTTATAGAAAATGCCAATAGCTGGAGCGCTGGAGGATCTTTAGTCGGTCCGTTGCTTGATTTTGGAAGAAGTGCAAAAAGAGTTGAGATAGCAAATTTAGAACAAAATGCAAGTTTTATAAACTATGATAAAACTTTAAAAAATGCCTTTGGAGAAGTTAGAAACGCCCTTGTTAGCAGAGAAAACGCGATTTCAAAACAGGCCAATATGGCAAATTTACTAAACTCACAAGAAAAACTTTATAACATTGCAAATGAAAGATTTAAAACTGGCTATAGTGACAACTTAGAATTGCTAGATGCCCAAAGAGGATATTTATCAGCTAGACTTGAATATGCAGCTTCAAATTTAGAAGTTTCAAATAGCATTGTTGAAGTATTTAAGGCTTTAGGTGGCGGGTTTAAAGTTGAAGATAACAAAACAAAGCAGATGCTTGAATCAAACGCAACTATTATTCCAACCTCATCAATAAATCCATTTAAAAATTTGAAATAA
- a CDS encoding efflux RND transporter permease subunit — MFSKFFIHRPVFASVISIIIVIAGIISMRVLPVEEYPQLTPPRIVVQAHYSGADAQTIADTVAAPLEEAINGVENMIYMQSTSSSSGELSLSVYFDVGTDPQEALVNVNNRIRIAQAGLPEEVKRIGVNAFEMNPNILEVVQFYDPSGAIDIVELNNYVNINVVDEIKRVPGVGNAVLIGNQNYSMRIWIKPDLLQEYKITIPEVIASIREQNSQYATGKIGEQPMTTENPYVYTVKPEGRLKSIKEFENIILRSNENGSTLKLKDVAEISLGSENYAFQSFMKEHSAAPVLIFAQSNANALEVATAVNERLQELSQFFPGELTYKIVYDTTTFVQITIKEVIKTFIEAMTLVFIVMYLFLGNIRATIIPMLAVPVSIIGSFAGLLIMGFSINMITLFAMILAIGIVVDDAIIVIENVERILEEEPNLSVIEATDKAMDEIIAPIISIVLVLSSVFIPVAFMEGFVGIIQKQFALTMVVAVAISGFCALTLTPALCALMLKKERGKQFWFVRKFNEFFNLSTRIYSAGVAKTLRHIIPSLIIVAIMIFAITSLFKIVPGGLVPNEDKGSLIVMNTLPSASSITRTIDHAHLLGSSAEQDKNIDLYALITGYDLISGSLRENASVMFMKLAHWDERKDPSQSSFALAGKYNQIFSQNRDGVSFVVNPPPITGLSVTGGFELYAQTTTGKSYAEIEKDIKKVVEMANQRGDLFLVRTSLDTNFPQYNLILDKDKIKAYGVSINELFATINSTIGNYYVNDFNMLGKTFKVNIRAKSNFRDSEAAFRNIFVKSHTTGDMIPVNSLAKLERSLGPDNVDRFNAYPAAKVMGEPAPGYTSGQAIKAISEVFKEVFPDNDYILGWSGTAYQEVHSAGTGMIAFIFGLIFVYLILAAQYERWLMPVAVLTAVPFSVFGALLTTWARGLNNDIYFQIGLLLLIGLGAKNAILIIEFAMDAHEKEGKSLFDASIQAAKLRFRPIVMTSLAFALGVLPMVFSTGAGAASRHSIGTGVVGGMIAASTIAIFFIPMFYYMIENFNIWLGKIFGRGEKQNRKVKNV; from the coding sequence ATGTTTTCTAAATTTTTTATCCATAGACCAGTTTTTGCATCTGTAATTTCTATAATTATAGTAATTGCTGGAATAATCTCTATGAGAGTCTTGCCAGTTGAAGAGTATCCTCAGCTAACTCCTCCAAGAATTGTAGTTCAAGCTCACTATAGCGGTGCAGATGCCCAAACTATAGCAGACACTGTTGCAGCTCCACTTGAAGAGGCAATTAACGGTGTTGAAAATATGATCTATATGCAATCAACTTCAAGCTCATCAGGTGAATTATCATTAAGTGTTTATTTTGATGTAGGAACCGATCCACAAGAAGCATTAGTAAATGTTAATAACCGAATTAGAATCGCTCAAGCAGGACTTCCTGAAGAAGTTAAAAGAATAGGCGTTAATGCTTTTGAAATGAATCCAAATATTTTAGAAGTTGTACAATTTTATGATCCTAGCGGCGCAATAGACATTGTTGAATTAAACAACTATGTAAATATAAATGTTGTTGATGAAATAAAAAGAGTTCCTGGAGTTGGAAATGCTGTTTTAATAGGAAATCAAAACTACTCTATGAGAATTTGGATAAAGCCTGATTTACTTCAAGAATATAAAATAACAATACCTGAAGTAATCGCATCTATTAGAGAGCAAAACAGCCAGTATGCAACAGGTAAGATTGGTGAGCAGCCAATGACTACTGAAAATCCTTATGTTTATACAGTTAAGCCAGAGGGTCGTTTAAAATCAATAAAAGAATTTGAAAATATCATTTTAAGAAGTAATGAAAATGGCTCAACTTTAAAACTAAAAGATGTAGCTGAAATTTCACTTGGATCAGAAAACTATGCTTTCCAAAGCTTTATGAAAGAACACTCAGCAGCTCCTGTTTTAATATTTGCACAAAGTAATGCAAATGCTCTTGAAGTGGCAACTGCGGTTAATGAAAGACTACAAGAATTATCTCAATTTTTCCCAGGCGAGCTAACCTATAAAATCGTTTATGACACAACGACTTTTGTTCAAATTACAATAAAAGAAGTTATAAAAACTTTTATAGAAGCTATGACTTTGGTTTTTATAGTAATGTATCTATTTTTAGGAAATATAAGAGCTACAATTATTCCTATGCTTGCAGTTCCAGTATCTATTATAGGCTCTTTTGCTGGACTTTTAATAATGGGTTTTTCTATTAATATGATAACGCTTTTTGCGATGATTTTAGCCATTGGTATAGTTGTGGATGATGCAATTATCGTTATAGAAAATGTTGAAAGAATTTTAGAAGAAGAGCCAAATTTATCCGTCATTGAAGCAACTGATAAAGCAATGGACGAAATTATTGCACCAATTATTTCCATTGTTTTAGTTTTAAGTTCTGTTTTTATACCAGTTGCTTTTATGGAAGGGTTTGTTGGCATCATCCAAAAACAATTTGCCTTAACCATGGTTGTCGCAGTTGCAATATCTGGATTTTGTGCTTTAACCTTAACTCCTGCACTTTGTGCATTGATGCTAAAAAAAGAAAGAGGCAAGCAGTTTTGGTTCGTAAGAAAATTTAATGAATTTTTTAATCTAAGCACAAGAATCTATTCAGCTGGTGTTGCAAAAACATTAAGACACATAATTCCATCTTTAATAATTGTAGCAATTATGATATTTGCAATTACAAGTTTATTTAAAATAGTTCCAGGTGGTCTTGTTCCAAATGAAGACAAAGGAAGCTTAATAGTTATGAACACATTACCATCAGCTTCTTCAATCACAAGAACAATAGATCACGCTCATTTGCTTGGAAGTTCTGCAGAGCAAGATAAAAATATTGATTTGTATGCACTTATAACAGGCTATGATTTAATATCAGGCTCTTTAAGGGAAAATGCATCTGTTATGTTTATGAAACTAGCTCACTGGGATGAAAGAAAAGATCCTAGCCAGTCATCATTTGCACTTGCTGGAAAATACAATCAAATTTTTTCACAAAATAGAGATGGAGTAAGTTTTGTCGTAAATCCACCACCAATTACAGGTCTTTCAGTAACAGGAGGTTTTGAACTTTACGCTCAAACAACTACTGGAAAAAGCTATGCTGAAATTGAAAAAGATATTAAAAAAGTTGTTGAAATGGCAAATCAAAGAGGTGATTTGTTTTTAGTAAGAACCAGTCTTGATACAAATTTCCCACAATATAATTTAATATTAGACAAAGATAAGATTAAAGCGTATGGAGTAAGCATAAATGAGTTATTTGCAACAATTAACTCAACTATAGGAAATTATTATGTAAATGATTTTAATATGCTTGGAAAAACATTTAAAGTTAATATTAGAGCTAAGTCCAATTTTAGAGACTCAGAAGCTGCATTTAGAAATATATTTGTAAAAAGCCATACAACAGGTGATATGATACCAGTAAATTCACTCGCCAAACTTGAAAGAAGTCTTGGACCTGATAATGTCGATAGATTTAACGCTTATCCAGCGGCTAAAGTTATGGGCGAACCAGCTCCAGGATATACCTCTGGTCAAGCAATAAAAGCTATTTCAGAAGTATTTAAAGAAGTTTTTCCTGATAATGATTATATTCTTGGCTGGTCAGGAACAGCATATCAAGAGGTTCACTCAGCTGGAACTGGAATGATAGCTTTTATCTTTGGACTAATTTTTGTTTATTTAATTTTAGCTGCACAATACGAAAGATGGCTTATGCCAGTGGCAGTTTTAACTGCGGTTCCTTTTTCAGTATTTGGAGCTTTGCTTACAACATGGGCAAGAGGTTTAAATAATGATATATATTTCCAAATAGGACTTTTACTATTAATTGGTCTTGGTGCAAAAAATGCTATTTTAATTATAGAATTTGCTATGGATGCTCACGAAAAAGAAGGAAAAAGTCTTTTTGATGCAAGTATTCAAGCTGCAAAGCTTAGATTTAGACCAATAGTAATGACATCGCTAGCATTTGCGTTAGGAGTTTTACCAATGGTATTTAGCACAGGAGCTGGTGCAGCATCAAGACACTCTATTGGAACAGGTGTTGTAGGTGGAATGATAGCAGCTTCAACAATAGCAATTTTCTTTATTCCTATGTTTTATTATATGATTGAAAATTTCAATATTTGGCTAGGTAAAATTTTTGGCAGGGGTGAAAAACAAAATAGAAAGGTAAAAAATGTTTAA
- a CDS encoding efflux RND transporter periplasmic adaptor subunit, with protein MKKKLLIIISCLLLITGCDSSKKQNQGKEAMKRAQGPVPVATFTAKMADEPITLRYPARIVSDQSVDIIAKVPGTLIKQYFNPGDFVKKGDILFLIEPDKYEAAYEVAKANLALSKANFERARLDYNRAIKLNKTKSISQKELDTAVANFKSSEASIKSSEALLKNAEVDLNYTKVIAPFDGILGDKYQDEGAYVGPQNPNLIRLTKLNPIYAKFAIADVDALRINSKTQNNEWVQKETFTKFYVKDMEFDGKTIFIDKVINQKTGSVDAKAIFDNNDSKLLPGSFGTVAMSGLYQKDGFKIPQIAVQQDTTNTFVYVIENNTTAKKIVDIIFQTSEFAIISKGLANGDKIIIDNFMKIAPGVPVKEIEVK; from the coding sequence ATGAAAAAAAAGCTACTAATTATCATCTCTTGTTTGCTTTTAATAACAGGTTGTGATTCTAGCAAAAAACAAAACCAAGGCAAAGAAGCTATGAAAAGAGCTCAAGGACCAGTTCCAGTAGCCACTTTTACAGCTAAAATGGCAGATGAGCCAATCACACTAAGATATCCAGCAAGAATTGTAAGTGATCAAAGCGTTGATATTATTGCAAAAGTTCCAGGAACTTTGATAAAGCAATACTTTAATCCAGGTGATTTTGTAAAAAAAGGAGATATTTTATTTTTAATTGAACCTGATAAATACGAAGCTGCCTATGAGGTCGCAAAAGCAAATTTAGCACTTTCAAAAGCAAATTTTGAAAGAGCAAGGCTTGATTACAATAGAGCTATAAAACTTAATAAGACAAAATCAATAAGTCAAAAAGAGTTAGATACTGCTGTTGCAAATTTTAAAAGCTCAGAAGCTTCTATAAAAAGCTCAGAAGCTTTGCTTAAAAATGCAGAAGTTGATCTAAACTATACAAAAGTAATAGCACCATTTGATGGTATTTTAGGCGATAAATATCAAGATGAAGGTGCTTATGTAGGGCCTCAAAATCCAAATTTAATCCGCCTTACAAAGCTTAATCCTATTTATGCAAAATTTGCAATTGCTGATGTTGATGCGCTTAGAATAAACTCAAAAACACAAAACAATGAATGGGTACAAAAAGAAACTTTTACCAAATTTTATGTAAAAGATATGGAATTTGATGGAAAGACTATTTTTATAGATAAAGTTATAAATCAAAAAACAGGCTCGGTTGATGCAAAGGCTATATTTGATAACAATGACTCAAAACTTTTACCAGGAAGTTTTGGAACTGTTGCTATGAGTGGACTTTATCAAAAAGATGGTTTTAAAATACCTCAAATTGCAGTTCAGCAAGATACAACAAATACTTTTGTATATGTCATAGAAAACAATACAACTGCAAAAAAAATAGTTGATATAATTTTTCAAACAAGTGAATTTGCCATTATTTCAAAAGGACTTGCAAATGGTGATAAAATTATAATTGATAATTTTATGAAAATAGCTCCTGGAGTTCCTGTTAAAGAAATAGAGGTTAAATAA
- the pepT gene encoding peptidase T encodes MDIVTRFINYIKINTTTNRKNGSLGIMPSNPNETKLAKLLESELKELGLTNIKRRDNAITTAVLPSNSSKKLPKIAFFAHLDTSAEQTNDTKAQIHKFNGGEICLNKELNIYLKDESLKNYIGDEIITTDGTSLLGADDKAAIASIMNAVKYFVDNPKIEHGDVTVCFVPDEEQGLRGAKALDINEIDADFGYCLDCCEIGELIYENWNAGNAEVTFNGVSAHPMNAKGNLINSLLLAHKFISMLPSGEAPEYTENKEGYFWVKELSGNSAQTILKLDIREFDEKKYHERMKFLNELTNSLKKLWGDERISIDLSHRYKNVFNYLKSEDATPIKLAKKAFKNLNITPKIKPMRGGYDGSVISEKGIPCPNLFTGAHNFHSIYEFLPVSSLKASSNTVIEIIKLAANLEK; translated from the coding sequence ATGGATATTGTAACTCGTTTTATAAACTACATTAAAATAAATACTACAACAAACAGAAAAAATGGAAGTCTTGGTATAATGCCTTCAAATCCAAACGAAACAAAGCTTGCCAAACTACTTGAAAGTGAGCTAAAAGAACTAGGTCTAACAAATATAAAAAGAAGAGATAATGCCATCACAACTGCCGTACTTCCCTCAAATTCATCTAAAAAATTACCCAAAATAGCATTTTTTGCACATCTTGATACAAGTGCAGAGCAAACAAACGACACAAAAGCTCAAATCCACAAATTTAATGGTGGTGAAATTTGTCTAAATAAAGAACTCAATATCTATTTAAAAGATGAAAGTTTAAAAAACTACATAGGTGATGAAATTATAACAACTGATGGAACAAGCTTGCTTGGAGCTGATGATAAAGCTGCAATTGCTTCTATTATGAATGCGGTGAAGTATTTCGTTGATAATCCAAAAATAGAGCATGGTGATGTTACAGTATGTTTTGTGCCAGATGAAGAACAAGGATTACGTGGTGCAAAAGCCTTAGATATAAATGAAATTGATGCAGATTTTGGATATTGTTTGGACTGCTGCGAAATTGGAGAGCTTATCTATGAAAACTGGAACGCAGGAAATGCAGAAGTTACATTTAATGGGGTTTCAGCTCACCCTATGAATGCAAAAGGAAATTTAATAAACTCACTTTTACTAGCACATAAATTTATATCAATGCTTCCAAGTGGCGAAGCACCAGAATATACAGAAAATAAAGAGGGATATTTTTGGGTAAAAGAGTTAAGTGGAAATAGTGCTCAAACTATTTTAAAGCTTGATATTAGAGAATTCGATGAAAAAAAATACCATGAAAGAATGAAATTTTTAAATGAGCTTACAAATTCTTTAAAAAAACTTTGGGGTGATGAAAGAATTTCTATAGACTTAAGTCATAGATATAAAAATGTATTTAATTATCTAAAAAGCGAGGATGCAACTCCTATAAAACTTGCTAAAAAAGCGTTTAAAAATTTAAACATTACTCCAAAAATAAAACCGATGAGAGGTGGATATGATGGCTCAGTAATATCAGAAAAAGGAATTCCATGCCCTAACTTATTCACAGGAGCACATAATTTTCACTCAATTTATGAGTTTTTGCCAGTTAGTTCATTAAAAGCTTCGAGCAACACAGTAATTGAAATAATCAAACTCGCTGCTAATTTAGAAAAATAA